In one Rattus rattus isolate New Zealand chromosome 16, Rrattus_CSIRO_v1, whole genome shotgun sequence genomic region, the following are encoded:
- the Retn gene encoding resistin → MKNLSFLLLFLFFLVLGLPGPSMSLCPMDEAVSKKINQDFSSLLPAAIKNIVLHCWSVSSRGRLASCPEGTTVTSCSCGSACGSWDVREDTMCHCQCGSIDWTAARCCTLRVGS, encoded by the exons ATGAAGAACCtttcatttctcctccttttccttttcttccttgtccTGGGGCTGCCGGGCCCCAGCATGTCACTGTGTCCCATGGATGAAGCCGTCAGCAAGAAGATCAATCAAGACTTCAGCTCCCTAC TGCCAGCTGCAATAAAGAACATTGTCCTCCATTGCTGGTCAGTCTCCTCCAGAGGGAGGCTGGCCTCCTGCCCAGAAG GCACAACCGTCACTAGCTGCTCCTGTGGCTCTGCCTGTGGCTCATGGGACGTCCGTGAGGATACAATGTGTCACTGCCAGTGCGGAAGCATAGACTGGACAGCGGCCCGCTGCTGTACCCTGCGGGTTGGTTCCTGA
- the Mcemp1 gene encoding mast cell-expressed membrane protein 1 — MNQPRRMQASASQEKNRRKPGHSEGAHNPDYENITLAFRNRDQPKPSQSTPPKQVKFKPSPDTAQVPPWLHRSIMMLYVLLALIFLFCIILSALALVKNFQMSKELWTLKEELSNVSNTVWDIQTLQNQQKRIWETVQTDIEEVKSNLGTVKSSIQTGNDRLKTVPEDITQIKKTLEALEKKTQPKPSK; from the exons ATGAATCAACCCAGAAGAATGCAGGCGTCGGCCTCCCAGGAAAAGAACCGGAGGAAGCCAGGCCATAGTGAAG GTGCTCACAATCCTGACTATGAGAACATAACCTTGGCCTTCAGAAACAGGGACCAGCCCAAACCCAGCCAATCGACACCCCCAAAACAAG TCAAGTTCAAGCCGTCCCCGGACACAGCCCAGGTCCCCCCTTGGTTGCACAGAAGCATCATGATGCTGTATGTTCTCCTCGCTCTCATCTTTTTATTCTGCATCATCCTCTCTGCCTTGGCCCTGGTGAAAA ACTTTCAAATGTCCAAGGAGCTGTGGACCTTGAAAGAAGAGCTTTCGAATG TTTCAAACACGGTGTGGGACATCCAGACTCTCCAGAACCAGCAAAAGAGAATTTGGGAAACTGTTCAGACAGACATCGAGGAGGTGAAGAGTAACCTTGGCACAGTCAAGAGCAGCATCCAGACCGGAAATGACAGGCTGAAGACAGTGCCAGAAG ATATAACCCAGATCAAGAAAACCCTTGAGGCGCTGGAGAAGAAGACACAGCCCA AGCCCAGTAAATGA
- the Trappc5 gene encoding trafficking protein particle complex subunit 5 — protein MEARFTRGKSALLERALVRPRTEVSLSAFALLFSELVQHCQSRVFSVAELQARLAALGRQVGARVLDALVAREKGARRETKVLGALLFVKGAVWKALFGKEADKLEQANDDARTFYIIEREPLINTYISVPKENSTLNCASFTAGIVEAVLTHSGFPAKVTAHWHKGTTLMIKFEEAVIARDRALEGR, from the coding sequence ATGGAGGCGCGTTTCACGCGCGGGAAGTCGGCGCTCCTAGAGCGCGCACTGGTGCGGCCCCGCACTGAGGTGAGCCTGAGCGCCTTCGCCCTTCTCTTCTCCGAGCTGGTGCAGCACTGTCAGAGCCGCGTTTTCTCTGTGGCAGAGCTCCAGGCACGCTTGGCTGCCCTGGGCCGCCAGGTGGGCGCCCGAGTCCTAGATGCCCTGGTGGCCCGTGAGAAGGGTGCTCGGCGTGAGACCAAGGTGCTGGGTGCGCTGCTGTTCGTCAAGGGTGCGGTGTGGAAGGCACTGTTCGGCAAGGAGGCGGACAAGCTGGAGCAGGCCAACGACGACGCCCGCACTTTCTACATCATTGAGAGGGAGCCTCTCATTAACACCTACATCTCCGTGCCCAAGGAGAACAGCACGCTGAACTGTGCCAGCTTCACAGCGGGCATCGTGGAGGCTGTGCTCACGCACAGCGGCTTCCCCGCCAAAGTTACAGCGCACTGGCACAAGGGGACCACACTCATGATCAAGTTTGAAGAGGCTGTTATTGCCCGAGATCGGGCCCTGGAGGGACGCTGA